From Alienimonas californiensis, a single genomic window includes:
- a CDS encoding alpha/beta hydrolase, whose amino-acid sequence MIAAALLPALLVPVLAAPPVELMGKPDENATVLPLWEAVEVPAGGIPGGLAGGDAPTLSIHKPENPNGTAIVVCPGGGYGTLATGHEGKDVAAWLNSKGITAGVLRYRVSPNRHPAPLLDVQRGIRLMRKHAKEYGVDPAKVGVLGFSAGGHLAASAATLHTDEARELNPLADADPLAGAVSARPDFAVMIYPVITFTGDVAHRGSARNLLGADATDAQYETFSLQNRVTAETSPSFLVATNEDAGVPPENSVLFWQACRAHKVPAELHVYQHGPHGFGLGDAKGRKGPDWTGACEKWLAGRGLLGE is encoded by the coding sequence ATGATCGCCGCCGCACTTCTTCCCGCCCTGTTGGTTCCCGTGCTCGCCGCCCCGCCGGTCGAACTGATGGGGAAGCCTGACGAAAACGCCACGGTCCTCCCCCTCTGGGAAGCCGTCGAAGTGCCCGCCGGGGGCATCCCGGGCGGACTGGCCGGCGGCGACGCCCCCACGCTCTCCATTCACAAGCCGGAGAACCCCAACGGCACGGCGATCGTCGTTTGCCCCGGCGGCGGGTACGGCACGCTGGCGACCGGGCACGAGGGCAAAGACGTCGCCGCCTGGCTGAACTCCAAGGGGATCACCGCCGGGGTGCTGCGGTATCGGGTCAGTCCGAACCGGCACCCGGCGCCGCTGCTGGACGTCCAGCGGGGTATCCGGCTGATGCGGAAGCACGCCAAGGAGTACGGCGTCGACCCGGCGAAGGTCGGCGTGCTGGGCTTCTCCGCCGGCGGGCACCTCGCCGCCAGCGCCGCCACCCTGCACACCGACGAGGCCCGCGAGTTGAATCCCCTCGCCGACGCCGACCCGCTGGCCGGGGCCGTCTCCGCCCGGCCGGACTTTGCGGTGATGATCTACCCGGTGATCACCTTCACCGGCGACGTCGCCCACCGCGGCAGCGCCCGCAACCTGCTGGGCGCGGACGCGACCGACGCGCAGTACGAAACCTTCTCGCTCCAGAACCGCGTGACGGCGGAGACTTCCCCGTCCTTCCTCGTCGCCACCAACGAGGATGCCGGCGTGCCGCCCGAGAACAGCGTGCTGTTCTGGCAGGCCTGTCGGGCCCACAAGGTCCCGGCGGAACTGCACGTCTACCAGCACGGTCCGCACGGCTTCGGGCTGGGCGACGCGAAGGGCCGCAAGGGGCCGGACTGGACCGGCGCCTGCGAGAAGTGGCTGGCCGGCCGCGGCCTGCTGGGCGAGTGA
- a CDS encoding Uma2 family endonuclease, translating into MALLADSPPLAAPAVRRGSTAPVPPRDRVTAPAPAGRCVLAGANWEMYRRLRDEPANARFKLTYDGPSGRLEIEMPQGPLHESVARLIAYFVMAFRQSGGPRFRATGGVTLGREDLDRGLECDESFYISSLDDAPDLDANTLDLSSGALPPDLAIEVDVTSPGVEKLPIYAALGVPEVWVWNAADGSLAAHRLSESGGYAVTADSVELPGFPLAVAAELIRTRGDRDDGELQAAFAERLRQVSGEDNR; encoded by the coding sequence ATGGCTTTGCTCGCCGATTCGCCTCCGCTCGCCGCGCCCGCTGTGCGTCGCGGTTCGACGGCCCCCGTTCCGCCCCGCGACCGCGTGACGGCCCCGGCGCCCGCCGGACGGTGCGTGCTGGCGGGCGCGAATTGGGAGATGTACCGCCGGCTGCGGGACGAACCGGCGAACGCTCGCTTCAAGCTGACCTACGACGGCCCGAGCGGACGGCTGGAGATCGAGATGCCCCAAGGACCGTTGCACGAGTCCGTCGCCCGCCTGATCGCATATTTCGTAATGGCGTTTCGTCAATCCGGCGGACCGCGGTTCCGGGCGACAGGAGGCGTGACGCTCGGCCGAGAGGATCTTGATCGCGGGCTGGAGTGCGACGAATCGTTCTATATTTCCAGCCTCGATGACGCCCCGGACCTGGACGCGAACACGTTGGACCTCTCCAGCGGCGCCCTCCCGCCGGACTTGGCGATCGAGGTCGACGTGACGAGCCCGGGCGTCGAGAAACTGCCGATCTATGCGGCGCTCGGCGTGCCGGAGGTGTGGGTCTGGAACGCCGCCGACGGGTCCCTCGCCGCTCACCGACTTTCCGAGTCCGGCGGATACGCGGTCACGGCGGACAGTGTGGAACTGCCCGGGTTCCCGCTGGCGGTCGCGGCGGAGTTGATCCGCACTCGCGGCGACCGGGACGACGGCGAGTTGCAGGCCGCCTTCGCCGAGCGGCTGCGGCAGGTCTCCGGGGAGGACAATCGATGA
- a CDS encoding DUF3467 domain-containing protein gives MSSDALPPDPEAAQDAPEQQQRVNVQFDDSGAAVCYANFCRVSRSPEEIILDVGLNPHPGGGVPAKVTVAQRIVMNPYTAKRLLGALNVALRQHEQTFGEVQVDVRKRVVNQG, from the coding sequence ATGAGCAGCGACGCCCTCCCCCCCGACCCTGAAGCCGCCCAAGACGCGCCTGAGCAACAGCAACGCGTCAACGTGCAGTTCGACGACAGCGGCGCCGCCGTCTGCTACGCCAACTTCTGCCGCGTCTCCCGCAGCCCCGAGGAGATCATCCTCGACGTCGGCCTCAACCCGCACCCCGGCGGCGGCGTCCCGGCCAAGGTGACCGTCGCCCAGCGGATCGTGATGAACCCCTACACCGCCAAGCGTCTGCTGGGGGCCCTGAACGTCGCCCTCCGCCAGCACGAACAGACCTTCGGCGAAGTGCAGGTCGACGTGCGGAAGCGGGTCGTCAACCAGGGCTAG
- a CDS encoding right-handed parallel beta-helix repeat-containing protein, giving the protein MFVARFPLRCVAVTAAALLTGAPLTGVSAAAEVTVGSDAALRDALAAAGPGDTVRVKPGVYRGGFEWSPRGEPGRPITLIGDDPRNPPTFRGGASGIKLTRPAHAVLSDLIFEGASGNGLNADDGGDRDAPAGPLTLRRVTVRDSGGLPERAANLDGFKLSGVDGLRMHDCVAERWGGGGQGIDLVGCHDAAIRRCRLDGGATGEVGPGIGLQAKGGSRDVLFENCRVEGVTERCVNLGGSTGLAFFRPPNAPYEAADVTVRGCDLIGGAAAVAFVGSDGGRVEGCTLRDQTRFPFRILKENDAAHLIDTRGGVIVGNVIVWEAGSVWTRVNVGPGAAAETFKFADNVWANVAAPARSRLGDLPAPETGAEYGIVPPGLEPR; this is encoded by the coding sequence GTGTTCGTCGCCCGATTCCCTCTCCGCTGCGTCGCCGTCACGGCGGCGGCCCTGCTGACGGGCGCGCCCCTGACCGGCGTCTCCGCCGCGGCCGAGGTGACGGTCGGCTCCGACGCCGCTCTCCGCGATGCCCTCGCCGCCGCCGGGCCGGGGGACACGGTGCGGGTGAAGCCCGGCGTGTACCGCGGCGGGTTCGAGTGGTCCCCCCGCGGCGAACCGGGGCGGCCGATCACGCTGATCGGCGACGACCCCCGCAATCCGCCGACGTTCCGCGGCGGGGCCTCCGGCATCAAGTTGACCCGCCCGGCCCACGCGGTGCTGAGCGATCTGATCTTCGAGGGGGCCTCCGGCAACGGGTTGAACGCCGACGACGGCGGCGATCGGGACGCCCCAGCCGGGCCGCTGACGCTCCGCCGGGTCACGGTGCGGGACAGCGGCGGACTGCCGGAGCGGGCGGCGAATCTGGACGGGTTTAAGCTCTCCGGCGTCGACGGCCTGCGGATGCACGACTGCGTCGCGGAGCGTTGGGGCGGGGGCGGCCAGGGGATCGATCTGGTCGGCTGCCACGACGCCGCGATCCGCCGCTGCCGGCTGGACGGCGGGGCGACCGGGGAGGTTGGGCCGGGGATCGGTCTGCAGGCAAAGGGCGGCAGCCGCGACGTGCTGTTCGAGAACTGCCGCGTCGAGGGCGTGACGGAACGCTGCGTGAACCTCGGCGGGTCCACCGGGCTCGCCTTCTTCCGCCCGCCCAATGCCCCGTACGAAGCCGCCGACGTGACGGTTCGCGGCTGCGACCTGATCGGCGGGGCCGCCGCGGTGGCCTTCGTCGGCTCCGACGGCGGACGGGTCGAGGGCTGCACTCTGCGGGACCAGACCCGGTTCCCCTTCCGCATCCTCAAGGAAAACGACGCCGCCCACCTGATCGACACCCGCGGCGGCGTGATCGTGGGGAACGTGATCGTCTGGGAGGCCGGCAGCGTGTGGACGCGGGTGAACGTTGGCCCCGGCGCCGCGGCGGAGACGTTCAAGTTCGCGGACAACGTCTGGGCGAACGTCGCCGCCCCCGCCCGCAGCCGCCTCGGCGACCTCCCGGCCCCGGAGACCGGCGCCGAGTACGGCATCGTCCCGCCGGGGCTGGAACCGCGGTAA
- a CDS encoding phosphorylase family protein — protein sequence MFDPNGPVLLISALQRELPPPDGPLRDVRMIAGGVGRRRAEATTADAIGWLKPRLVVSIGYCGGLDPALKTGDVATADAILAPDGTRYVAEPLGEPAVTLATVDRPLLTATDKAALRKRTGAAVVDMEASGVAEACAEAGVPFAAVKVVTDAAGDDLPAGLEPFLRFAAGEGSIARCAGALLRRPTLVGDLLRLAATSRRCSANLAAYLTNALPAHAPPSGDGEPG from the coding sequence ATGTTCGACCCGAACGGCCCCGTGCTGCTGATCTCCGCGCTGCAGCGCGAGTTGCCGCCGCCGGACGGCCCGCTGCGGGACGTGCGGATGATCGCTGGAGGGGTCGGGCGGCGGCGTGCCGAGGCGACGACCGCCGACGCGATCGGCTGGCTCAAGCCGCGGCTGGTCGTGTCGATCGGCTACTGCGGGGGCCTCGACCCGGCGTTGAAGACCGGCGACGTGGCAACCGCCGACGCCATCCTCGCCCCGGACGGCACCCGTTACGTTGCCGAACCGCTGGGCGAGCCGGCCGTCACGCTCGCCACGGTGGACCGTCCGCTGCTGACCGCGACCGACAAAGCCGCGTTGCGGAAGCGCACCGGGGCCGCGGTCGTCGATATGGAGGCCTCCGGCGTTGCCGAAGCCTGTGCGGAGGCCGGCGTCCCGTTCGCCGCGGTGAAAGTCGTCACCGACGCCGCCGGCGACGATCTGCCGGCAGGGCTCGAACCGTTTTTGAGGTTCGCCGCCGGAGAGGGATCGATCGCGCGTTGCGCCGGGGCGTTGCTCCGACGGCCGACGCTCGTCGGCGACCTGCTTCGATTGGCGGCCACGTCGCGGCGGTGTTCTGCGAACCTCGCCGCCTACCTCACCAACGCCCTCCCCGCGCACGCGCCGCCTAGCGGCGACGGCGAACCGGGGTGA
- a CDS encoding sigma-70 family RNA polymerase sigma factor translates to MPAARLATQTPPPAASPTQRGQEKAGRAGRTPVNRLPTQNRLPADAVSGPMPVDPESKAGRQSRAAAVLKAKCDFIDNPEFADPAVQKEILATPLIEEGTPGRRARRPEGLPNYLAGLYEVPLLTPKHEAALFRKMNFLKWKAAGLRESLSPHRPGKKKLEEIEFLLAEAKTTRNRIARCNLRLVVSIARKFADQNVSFDEFVSEGNVALLNAVAKFDYGRGFRFSTYATHAIRRAYYRMVQQRGRRNSRMVLGTGEIISESPHEHEERHLNEGQYADFQRLMAKAAGELDERERMILTARFGLEESEGVQTLQVVAGQLGICKERVRQLQNRAIGKLRELAEEMRIEAPELIAPH, encoded by the coding sequence ATGCCCGCCGCTCGCCTCGCGACGCAGACCCCTCCCCCAGCTGCGTCCCCCACACAACGCGGTCAGGAGAAAGCGGGCCGGGCCGGGCGGACCCCGGTCAACCGCCTGCCGACACAGAACCGCCTGCCGGCGGACGCCGTGTCCGGGCCGATGCCGGTCGACCCGGAGTCCAAGGCCGGCCGACAGTCGCGGGCCGCCGCGGTCCTCAAGGCAAAGTGCGACTTCATCGACAACCCGGAGTTCGCCGACCCCGCGGTGCAGAAGGAAATCCTCGCCACCCCGCTGATCGAGGAGGGCACGCCCGGCCGCCGGGCCCGCCGCCCCGAGGGGCTGCCGAACTATCTCGCCGGGCTGTACGAAGTCCCGCTGTTGACGCCCAAGCACGAGGCGGCGCTGTTTCGCAAAATGAACTTCCTGAAGTGGAAGGCCGCCGGGCTGCGGGAGAGCCTCTCCCCGCACCGCCCCGGCAAGAAGAAGCTGGAGGAGATCGAGTTCCTCCTCGCCGAGGCGAAGACGACCCGCAACCGCATCGCCCGCTGCAACCTGCGGCTGGTGGTCAGCATCGCCCGCAAGTTCGCCGATCAGAACGTCTCCTTCGACGAGTTCGTCTCCGAGGGGAACGTCGCCCTGCTGAACGCCGTGGCGAAGTTCGACTACGGCCGCGGCTTCCGGTTCAGCACCTACGCCACGCACGCGATCCGTCGGGCCTACTACCGCATGGTCCAGCAGCGGGGCCGGCGGAACAGCCGGATGGTGCTGGGCACCGGGGAGATCATCTCCGAGAGCCCGCACGAGCACGAGGAACGGCACCTCAACGAAGGCCAGTACGCCGACTTCCAGCGCCTGATGGCCAAGGCCGCCGGGGAGCTGGACGAACGGGAGCGGATGATCCTCACCGCCCGCTTCGGGCTGGAGGAAAGCGAAGGCGTCCAGACGTTGCAGGTCGTCGCAGGGCAGCTCGGCATCTGCAAGGAGCGGGTCCGCCAGCTCCAGAACCGGGCGATCGGCAAGCTGCGAGAACTGGCCGAGGAAATGCGGATCGAAGCCCCGGAGCTGATCGCCCCGCATTGA
- a CDS encoding creatininase family protein, protein MSPWRLSELTYQETREERFPLAVLPWGATEPHNLHLPHGTDNYQVTALADRACQIAHERGAKVVLLPGVPFGTQTNMKRCPLALNMHPSTQLAVLRDLCGSLHDAGVGRLLIINGHGGNNLKFALRELMEQTPVHLFLCDWFGGAMDEARAELDLAPGSHADEMETSLMLHLRPDLVVRNDDGSLRADAGATRPLALESVRDGVVQISRRWDLLTTATGDGDPHGATAEKGARLFELVSDCLAEAIHELAEAPATAAFPFAD, encoded by the coding sequence ATGTCCCCCTGGCGCCTCTCCGAACTGACCTATCAGGAAACCCGCGAGGAGCGGTTCCCGCTCGCCGTGCTGCCGTGGGGGGCGACGGAGCCGCATAACCTTCATCTGCCGCACGGGACGGATAATTATCAGGTGACCGCCCTCGCCGACCGGGCCTGTCAGATCGCCCATGAACGCGGAGCCAAGGTCGTGTTATTGCCCGGCGTGCCGTTCGGCACGCAGACGAATATGAAACGCTGCCCGCTGGCCCTCAACATGCACCCCAGCACGCAGCTCGCCGTGCTGCGGGACCTGTGCGGCTCGCTGCACGACGCCGGCGTGGGGCGGTTATTAATCATCAACGGCCACGGCGGGAACAACCTGAAGTTCGCCCTCCGGGAATTGATGGAACAGACGCCCGTGCATCTATTTCTGTGCGACTGGTTCGGCGGCGCCATGGACGAGGCGCGGGCCGAATTAGACCTCGCCCCCGGCTCGCACGCCGACGAGATGGAAACGTCGCTGATGCTGCATCTCCGCCCGGATCTGGTGGTCCGAAACGACGACGGCTCGCTGCGGGCCGACGCCGGGGCGACGCGGCCGCTGGCCTTGGAAAGCGTCCGCGACGGGGTGGTGCAGATCAGCCGCCGTTGGGACCTACTGACCACCGCCACCGGCGACGGCGACCCGCACGGCGCCACCGCGGAGAAGGGCGCCCGGCTCTTCGAACTGGTCAGCGACTGCCTGGCCGAGGCGATCCATGAACTCGCCGAGGCCCCGGCGACGGCCGCCTTCCCCTTCGCCGATTGA
- a CDS encoding HPF/RaiA family ribosome-associated protein, with product MRTEVSLHHLPRTPQLRSIVNQLEEKADRLLGRFGRSVQSAEVVVRGGDAHHGPDLRCTVRVALDRGKAVVVKATGATPAAAAAEALLRARRTVAKRLDALTRHTNRATLRRSPA from the coding sequence ATGCGGACCGAAGTTTCTCTGCACCACCTCCCGCGGACGCCGCAGTTGCGGTCGATCGTGAACCAGCTCGAAGAGAAGGCGGATCGCCTGCTCGGACGGTTCGGGCGCTCGGTGCAGTCGGCGGAGGTGGTCGTGCGGGGCGGCGACGCCCATCACGGGCCGGATCTGCGGTGCACGGTGCGGGTGGCGCTGGACCGCGGCAAGGCGGTGGTGGTGAAGGCCACCGGGGCCACCCCCGCCGCGGCTGCCGCCGAGGCCCTGCTGCGAGCCCGCCGCACCGTCGCCAAACGGCTGGACGCCCTCACGCGGCACACCAACCGCGCCACCCTCCGACGGTCTCCGGCGTAG
- a CDS encoding VOC family protein, whose amino-acid sequence MPAVAPPLDRLHHVAVEADDIETAVEWYQEHFSCRVAYQDDTWALLKFANVSLALVTPGQHPPHLGFVHPEAAKFGELKPHRDGTESLYLSDPHGNAVELLSTKGIQE is encoded by the coding sequence ATGCCCGCCGTCGCCCCGCCCCTCGATCGTTTGCACCACGTCGCCGTGGAGGCGGACGACATCGAAACCGCTGTCGAGTGGTATCAGGAACACTTCTCCTGTCGGGTCGCCTATCAGGACGATACCTGGGCGCTGCTGAAGTTCGCCAACGTCTCGCTGGCGTTGGTCACCCCCGGCCAGCACCCGCCGCACCTGGGCTTCGTACACCCGGAGGCGGCGAAGTTCGGCGAACTCAAACCGCACCGCGACGGCACGGAGAGCCTGTACCTCTCCGACCCCCACGGCAACGCGGTCGAACTGCTGAGCACCAAAGGGATTCAGGAATAA
- a CDS encoding sulfotransferase family protein, producing the protein MLRWGPRPKPILFDHLPKCAGTSLIEFLKPRYPERESYLFDGRAPHESAERFLALPAEKRHAFRLIAGHGANRVLDAARSDLVLATLFRDPVERIVSHYFFARRREGHYLYARITGADGGGGVALEDYVDAVDSGELRNYYVAHFTGLTREQIDADPDAALRQALDVVLSRYGVIGFQDELPAAAARLRAATGLRGDFSKGSVNRTSTGDRDPVSEEARRRIAEANALDQRLYDQVRAAVLG; encoded by the coding sequence TTGCTCCGGTGGGGCCCCCGCCCGAAACCGATTCTGTTCGACCACCTGCCCAAGTGCGCCGGCACGTCGCTCATTGAGTTCCTGAAGCCGCGCTACCCGGAGCGCGAGTCCTATCTGTTCGACGGGCGGGCCCCCCATGAATCAGCGGAGCGGTTCCTCGCGCTGCCGGCCGAGAAACGGCATGCCTTTCGGCTGATCGCCGGACACGGCGCGAACCGCGTGCTGGACGCCGCCCGGTCGGACCTCGTCCTCGCGACGCTGTTCCGGGACCCGGTCGAGCGGATCGTGTCGCACTATTTCTTCGCCCGTCGCCGGGAAGGACATTATTTATACGCCCGGATCACCGGCGCCGACGGCGGGGGCGGGGTGGCGCTGGAGGATTACGTCGACGCCGTCGACAGCGGGGAGTTGAGGAACTACTACGTCGCCCACTTCACCGGGCTCACGCGGGAGCAGATCGACGCCGACCCGGACGCCGCCCTGCGACAGGCCCTCGACGTCGTCCTCTCCCGCTACGGGGTGATCGGCTTTCAGGACGAACTGCCCGCCGCGGCGGCGCGGCTGCGGGCGGCGACCGGCCTGCGGGGCGACTTCTCGAAGGGCTCCGTGAACCGCACATCGACCGGCGACCGCGACCCGGTCTCCGAGGAGGCCCGCCGCCGCATCGCGGAGGCGAACGCGCTTGACCAGCGGCTGTACGATCAAGTCCGCGCCGCCGTACTCGGCTGA
- a CDS encoding Uma2 family endonuclease has protein sequence MSALAPPSAEMPPGTRVVLDGVDWETYVRLADAPDTECFRFTFDEPTGRLEMERQGGFLHEVTSAAIALLTTAFARERGIRTHGVGSLSLRRPGSGGADPDESFYISSFDRLPARDTNVPDLERELPPDLVIEVDVTSPGVSKLPIYARLGVKEVWVWAEDALVCHRLNDAGEYDATTDSGELPGFPLAFAAELIRQRPDAADAELQDALIARLRENRGGPPG, from the coding sequence ATGTCCGCCCTCGCCCCGCCCTCGGCGGAGATGCCGCCCGGAACGCGAGTGGTGTTGGACGGCGTGGACTGGGAGACGTACGTCCGGCTGGCAGACGCTCCCGACACAGAGTGTTTCAGGTTCACGTTCGACGAGCCGACCGGCCGGCTGGAGATGGAACGGCAGGGGGGCTTCCTGCATGAGGTCACTTCCGCCGCGATTGCCCTGTTGACCACCGCGTTCGCCCGGGAGCGAGGGATTCGCACCCACGGCGTCGGTTCGCTCTCGCTGCGGCGGCCCGGCAGCGGCGGGGCGGATCCCGATGAATCCTTCTACATCAGTTCGTTCGACCGCCTGCCGGCCCGCGACACGAACGTGCCGGATCTCGAACGGGAACTGCCGCCGGACCTCGTCATCGAAGTCGACGTCACCAGCCCCGGCGTGTCGAAGCTGCCGATTTACGCCCGGCTTGGCGTCAAAGAGGTGTGGGTGTGGGCGGAGGACGCGCTGGTTTGCCACCGCCTGAACGATGCGGGGGAATATGACGCGACCACCGACAGCGGCGAATTGCCCGGCTTCCCGCTGGCCTTCGCGGCGGAGTTGATCCGCCAGCGGCCGGACGCCGCCGACGCCGAGTTGCAGGACGCCCTGATCGCACGCCTGCGAGAGAACAGGGGCGGCCCGCCGGGGTGA
- a CDS encoding AhpC/TSA family protein: protein MRSPRAPRPIAAPWMRPVLIAAGVYNLLWGAAVVLLPVGWTVGWTGIEVGNPAFWRCLGMVVGVYGVGYLCAARDPLRHWPIVLVGFLGKVLGPIGFLFGALRGELPWALGVYNLGNDLIWWIPFALILYRAADRHAFGRQLFGDGPPTERSWPEAARAAVDQRGETLASHLARGPVLLLAVRHAGCVYCRSELAALAANRQRIESAGVRPAILTMSAANTAARRAARAGLDDLPRFSDPDRTVYRALGLGRGNARELFSPTVWAKGLAPFLKHGLGRMDGDGFQMGGAFLLSENGVLTSHVARHAADAPDLPALAQAP from the coding sequence ATGCGTTCCCCCCGCGCCCCCCGCCCGATCGCCGCCCCCTGGATGCGGCCGGTTCTAATTGCGGCGGGCGTCTACAACCTGCTGTGGGGCGCCGCGGTCGTGCTGCTGCCGGTCGGGTGGACGGTCGGCTGGACCGGGATCGAGGTCGGGAACCCGGCGTTCTGGCGCTGCCTGGGGATGGTCGTGGGGGTCTACGGCGTGGGCTACCTCTGCGCCGCCCGCGATCCGCTGCGACACTGGCCGATCGTGCTGGTGGGCTTTCTGGGGAAGGTGTTGGGGCCGATCGGCTTTCTGTTCGGGGCGCTGCGGGGCGAACTGCCGTGGGCGCTGGGGGTGTACAACCTCGGCAACGACCTGATCTGGTGGATTCCCTTCGCCCTGATCCTGTACCGGGCAGCCGATCGGCACGCGTTCGGCCGTCAATTGTTCGGCGACGGCCCACCGACCGAGCGGTCCTGGCCGGAGGCGGCTCGGGCGGCGGTCGATCAGCGGGGGGAAACGCTGGCGTCGCACCTGGCCCGCGGACCGGTGTTGCTGTTGGCCGTGCGGCACGCCGGCTGCGTGTACTGCCGGTCGGAACTGGCCGCCCTGGCGGCGAACCGGCAGCGAATCGAATCCGCCGGCGTGCGGCCGGCGATCCTCACGATGAGCGCTGCCAACACCGCCGCCAGGCGGGCGGCCCGGGCGGGCCTCGACGATCTGCCCCGCTTCTCCGACCCGGATCGCACCGTCTACCGGGCCCTGGGCCTGGGCCGCGGGAACGCCCGGGAGCTGTTCTCGCCGACCGTCTGGGCGAAGGGGCTGGCGCCGTTTCTGAAGCACGGCCTCGGCCGGATGGACGGCGACGGCTTCCAGATGGGCGGCGCCTTTCTGCTGAGCGAAAACGGCGTGCTGACCTCCCACGTCGCCCGCCACGCCGCCGACGCCCCGGACCTCCCGGCGCTCGCCCAGGCGCCGTAG
- the rpsT gene encoding 30S ribosomal protein S20 — protein MPNSPSAKKALRKSQKRRLVNRSNRSALRTNLKKARVAVEGQPSEAADDVKTAMRHLDISAGRGLIHKNKAARLKSRLAKKLNAALTES, from the coding sequence ATGCCCAACTCTCCCAGCGCCAAAAAGGCCCTCCGTAAGAGCCAGAAGCGGCGGTTGGTGAACCGGTCGAACCGCAGCGCGCTGCGGACCAACCTGAAAAAGGCCCGCGTCGCGGTCGAGGGGCAGCCGTCCGAGGCTGCCGACGACGTGAAGACGGCGATGCGGCACCTGGACATCTCCGCCGGCCGCGGCCTGATTCATAAGAACAAGGCCGCCCGCCTGAAGAGCCGGCTGGCCAAGAAGCTCAACGCCGCCCTCACCGAAAGCTGA